One genomic region from Candidatus Caldarchaeum subterraneum encodes:
- a CDS encoding N-methylhydantoinase A: MAKVVAAVDVGGTFTDLVAVDESDGRLYKVKTRSTPHRPEEGFLDAVQKLLENFSPKDFELIIHVNTIGTNLFRGQLALKMPAVSLVTTKGFRDVVEIGRQNRPELYNIFYRRPDPIVPRERRFEVSERVDGKGEVLKEVDERELEALAEQIEKIGTESVAICFLNSYLNPVNEKRAKEVLRRCLNALIFTSYEVDPEHREYERTSTTVVNAALAPVVSRYIASVRQGLDGLGITCPVQIMSSAGGLVDVDEAVNRPVACIESGPAAGVIGAAKVAEAIGLKRVISFDMGGTTAKTGVVVDGLPATVPEIEVGGRVHMGRIIKGSGYPVRFPSIDLAEVSAGGGTIIQVSKTGGLQVGPLSAGADPGPACYGMGGVEPTITDANHLLGRVEHLLGGEMKLDTVLAEKAMEKVAKQLGQNLVETSWNSLVLANLHMARAVHIVTLERGLDPTEFTLVAFGGAGPMHAAELAQQIGISKIVIPPSPGLFSSLGLLMTDMKYSYVRGYVKTLSKDDEQKIEQTYREIEEYAVGQLSRKVALKEYRIVRTIDLRYLGQGYEIEVDAPRPFNIDEVFTKFEELHSSTYGYKHVGEKIESTALRVYIIIHTSRPSLPKTYDQRRYAAKRVRRVFFGEGFMDSPVLWREALETGYEAEGPLVIEEYDSTTVVPPGWSIHVEENGCMVMER; the protein is encoded by the coding sequence TTGGCAAAGGTTGTAGCCGCTGTGGATGTAGGCGGCACCTTCACGGACCTGGTCGCGGTTGATGAAAGCGATGGCAGGTTATACAAGGTTAAGACTCGCAGCACGCCGCATAGACCCGAGGAGGGCTTTCTAGACGCAGTACAAAAGTTGCTGGAGAATTTCTCCCCAAAAGATTTTGAGCTTATCATACACGTTAACACTATCGGGACTAATCTTTTCAGAGGCCAGCTGGCCCTCAAGATGCCTGCTGTATCGCTTGTGACTACGAAGGGGTTTAGAGATGTGGTTGAGATAGGGAGGCAGAACAGGCCAGAGCTCTACAACATCTTCTACAGAAGACCCGACCCAATAGTGCCTCGTGAGAGACGGTTCGAGGTTTCTGAAAGGGTTGACGGGAAAGGCGAGGTGTTGAAGGAGGTTGATGAGAGAGAGCTTGAGGCCCTAGCTGAGCAAATAGAGAAAATAGGCACAGAATCGGTAGCCATATGTTTCCTCAACAGCTACCTGAATCCCGTTAATGAAAAAAGAGCTAAAGAAGTTTTGAGGAGGTGTCTAAACGCATTAATTTTCACATCATATGAAGTGGACCCCGAGCATCGCGAATATGAGCGGACTAGCACGACCGTGGTCAACGCGGCTTTGGCGCCCGTCGTGTCGAGATACATCGCTTCTGTGAGACAGGGGCTTGATGGGCTGGGTATCACCTGCCCTGTCCAGATAATGAGCTCTGCCGGAGGGCTTGTCGACGTGGATGAAGCTGTCAACCGGCCAGTCGCATGTATAGAGTCTGGGCCAGCGGCGGGGGTGATTGGGGCTGCTAAAGTCGCAGAAGCAATCGGGCTGAAGCGTGTCATTAGCTTTGACATGGGTGGGACGACGGCTAAAACGGGAGTTGTTGTGGATGGCTTGCCCGCCACTGTTCCAGAGATAGAGGTAGGGGGCCGTGTCCACATGGGGAGAATAATAAAAGGAAGCGGGTACCCTGTTAGGTTCCCGTCAATAGACCTAGCGGAGGTGAGCGCCGGAGGAGGCACAATAATACAAGTGTCCAAAACAGGCGGGCTTCAAGTGGGTCCGCTGAGCGCGGGAGCCGACCCGGGTCCAGCTTGCTATGGAATGGGCGGGGTAGAGCCAACTATCACTGACGCTAACCATCTCCTCGGCAGAGTTGAGCACCTACTTGGAGGAGAGATGAAGCTTGACACAGTTCTCGCAGAGAAGGCGATGGAGAAGGTGGCTAAGCAGCTTGGCCAGAACTTGGTGGAGACATCGTGGAACTCACTCGTCCTCGCAAACCTCCATATGGCAAGAGCCGTGCACATAGTAACGCTTGAACGTGGCCTTGACCCGACAGAGTTCACGCTCGTCGCCTTCGGTGGAGCAGGGCCAATGCACGCGGCCGAGCTCGCACAACAAATAGGAATATCCAAAATTGTTATCCCACCTAGCCCAGGCCTCTTCTCCTCGCTCGGCCTGTTGATGACAGACATGAAATACAGTTACGTCAGAGGATACGTCAAAACTCTCAGTAAAGACGACGAGCAAAAAATCGAGCAAACCTACAGAGAGATAGAAGAATATGCCGTTGGGCAGTTAAGCAGAAAAGTTGCGTTGAAAGAATACCGCATCGTAAGGACAATAGACCTCCGATACCTCGGACAAGGATACGAGATAGAGGTAGATGCTCCGCGTCCCTTCAACATCGATGAGGTGTTCACGAAGTTTGAAGAGCTTCACTCCTCAACCTACGGATACAAACATGTCGGCGAAAAAATCGAATCAACAGCTTTACGAGTCTACATCATCATCCATACCAGCAGACCATCACTCCCAAAAACATATGACCAGAGAAGATACGCCGCGAAACGTGTCCGCCGTGTCTTCTTCGGGGAAGGTTTTATGGACTCGCCGGTGCTTTGGAGAGAGGCTCTAGAAACGGGATATGAGGCCGAAGGCCCGTTGGTCATCGAGGAATACGACTCAACCACTGTCGTTCCACCTGGCTGGAGTATACATGTGGAGGAGAACGGCTGCATGGTGATGGAACGTTGA
- a CDS encoding simple sugar transporter permease → MMLKLEKRGQFSRKFSAAVTVIFVAASFLVAGLIFEILGVNAFDVITRLFEVYFSERTLLEAALRGLPLGFAALGLTVAFKMNFWNIGAEGQIYLGMVAATGVVLLHVYYGLVPDFLVLPLMVVSSFLAGGLYCALPAFLKAKLGVNEILPTLMLNYVAYHFVNYLIHGPWRDPKGFGFPLSIVFPPYARLDTILGHTAYVGVPAAFIIAGLLYGFMLYTPAGFEMRVLGQNYEAARYAGVRIGRTLLLGSLIAGGLAGLGGLSIVAGILGRMRPPSAYVGYGYTAIIIAFLAALNPWLAVPAAIFFGGLLVAGDVIQATLNLPFPAIQILQATIFLMIILGEFFKRYRLRVVK, encoded by the coding sequence ATGATGCTTAAACTCGAGAAACGTGGCCAGTTCTCGCGTAAATTTTCCGCAGCGGTCACGGTAATCTTCGTCGCGGCCAGCTTTCTTGTGGCTGGCCTCATTTTTGAAATCCTAGGTGTCAACGCCTTTGACGTAATCACGCGTCTCTTCGAGGTTTATTTCAGCGAGAGAACGCTTCTAGAGGCTGCTCTCCGCGGGCTGCCACTCGGCTTCGCGGCCCTCGGTCTAACCGTGGCCTTCAAAATGAATTTCTGGAACATAGGCGCCGAAGGTCAGATATACCTCGGCATGGTCGCTGCAACCGGTGTTGTATTGCTTCATGTCTACTATGGCCTTGTTCCCGATTTTCTCGTTCTTCCTCTCATGGTTGTGTCGTCATTTTTGGCAGGTGGCTTATACTGTGCCTTACCCGCGTTTCTCAAAGCCAAGCTCGGCGTAAACGAAATTCTGCCAACACTTATGCTCAACTACGTCGCATACCATTTTGTCAACTATCTTATCCACGGGCCGTGGAGAGACCCAAAAGGTTTCGGTTTCCCACTCTCAATCGTTTTCCCACCATACGCAAGGCTCGACACCATCCTAGGGCACACCGCTTACGTCGGCGTCCCAGCCGCCTTCATAATCGCTGGGCTGTTGTATGGATTCATGTTGTACACGCCCGCGGGCTTCGAGATGAGGGTTCTCGGACAAAACTATGAAGCGGCGAGGTACGCGGGTGTGAGGATTGGGCGGACACTTTTACTCGGCAGCTTGATAGCTGGCGGGTTGGCTGGGTTAGGTGGTCTCTCAATAGTCGCTGGCATTCTCGGCAGGATGAGGCCTCCAAGCGCCTACGTCGGATACGGATACACCGCCATAATCATAGCCTTTCTCGCGGCCCTCAACCCTTGGTTAGCTGTTCCAGCCGCTATTTTCTTTGGTGGATTACTTGTTGCCGGTGACGTCATACAGGCAACACTCAACCTCCCCTTCCCAGCAATCCAGATACTTCAAGCAACAATCTTCCTGATGATTATCCTCGGCGAGTTTTTCAAACGATATAGGCTAAGGGTTGTGAAATGA
- a CDS encoding simple sugar ABC transporter permease, whose amino-acid sequence MIELVESVLVGAVASGTVFLLASLGETVAERAGVLNLGMEGMMIMGASLSYIFTNALGHGWAIATVLLVGAALGLMHALFTVSLRLNQVVVGLAFTVLGLGLSGLLASNEIRGRIILALNPEASPAVIASQEAAKLPPIPIPGLVNIPIIGPMIFSHNILVYISLILAGVLWFILFKTSFGLSLRSVGENPSMADALGVNVFLIRYIAMTICGALGSLAGAYLFIGYQPFWVEGMTQGRGFIALALVILATWNPLRAILGAYLFGGVEALQFRLQLVGVAAQLPYFLLMLPYIVTIVTLTLLSAESVRKRIGVPAALGVPYSRE is encoded by the coding sequence ATGATTGAGTTAGTTGAATCTGTGCTGGTTGGAGCTGTTGCGTCTGGAACAGTTTTCCTACTGGCTTCCCTCGGGGAAACGGTTGCTGAACGCGCTGGGGTGCTCAACCTCGGCATGGAGGGGATGATGATAATGGGTGCATCGCTTTCCTATATTTTCACGAACGCTCTGGGCCATGGCTGGGCCATCGCCACGGTGTTGTTGGTGGGAGCTGCTCTGGGTCTCATGCACGCTCTTTTCACGGTCAGCCTAAGACTAAACCAAGTGGTCGTCGGGTTGGCCTTCACTGTCCTTGGCCTTGGCCTGAGCGGCCTGCTTGCCTCAAACGAGATAAGGGGGAGAATAATTCTGGCTTTGAACCCCGAGGCTTCCCCAGCCGTCATCGCATCACAGGAAGCGGCCAAGCTGCCGCCCATCCCTATCCCAGGCCTAGTCAACATCCCCATCATCGGCCCCATGATATTCAGCCACAACATACTTGTGTACATCTCCCTTATCCTCGCCGGCGTCCTCTGGTTCATCTTGTTCAAAACAAGCTTCGGGCTTAGCCTACGCTCCGTGGGGGAAAACCCGTCGATGGCCGACGCCCTCGGCGTAAACGTCTTCCTCATCCGTTACATAGCGATGACGATATGCGGTGCGCTGGGTTCACTGGCCGGAGCCTATCTGTTCATAGGTTACCAGCCCTTCTGGGTAGAGGGGATGACGCAGGGCCGCGGCTTCATCGCCCTCGCCCTCGTCATCCTCGCGACATGGAACCCGCTGAGAGCAATCCTAGGCGCCTATCTCTTCGGCGGAGTCGAGGCTCTCCAGTTCAGGCTCCAGCTAGTGGGCGTGGCGGCTCAGCTTCCATATTTTCTCCTGATGCTCCCCTACATAGTAACCATAGTGACATTGACGCTGTTGTCCGCGGAGTCTGTGCGCAAGAGAATAGGTGTTCCCGCGGCGCTGGGTGTTCCCTACTCCCGTGAATAG
- a CDS encoding phosphoenolpyruvate carboxylase, whose product MVNEERHIPRTMSSQHPDNVSSPPWLDTPLIEGDDEVEEVYQSWVTLGCEEAMWDAEGKDVDLNVVRKLLTTHPEYFREKIIGRDHFLTYRIPNPSMEKSDRKVFFETLQSIPKHFDACEAFYGRQVNPPVFEVILPFTTSVNQLIRVVNTYRKAVVQLEEIVIDYPNITLGDIIGKISPEKIEVIPLFEDLDSMLNADTILGRFIELTSPRYVRAFIARSDPALNNGLVAATLMAKLAIDKLQNLSTNTGIPVHTIIGVGTLPFRGGLSPTHLEKFYEEYGGVSTVTIQSAFRYDYPQNIVKEAIKSINNTLPIEKRSTIIESVETVLKVIAKGSQAYRAFAEVAAPSIARVSALTPARRRRKLHVGAFAYSRVLGGVELPRAIPYACSFYTLGLPPEFIGLRFLYQLSEEEFDVLKEFYNLAEDLRRVAPLVCFDNINTLLSEESKDKHELQPLREALPLYVEDLEAAQDLLNIKPGPKTSSERKYSNILNNFLIAYMEENLEEARLELLRAAGIRRCLG is encoded by the coding sequence ATGGTTAACGAAGAGAGACACATTCCGAGGACGATGAGTTCGCAGCATCCCGACAACGTCTCCAGCCCGCCGTGGCTAGATACGCCGCTGATAGAGGGTGATGACGAGGTTGAAGAGGTTTACCAGAGCTGGGTCACATTGGGATGCGAGGAAGCGATGTGGGACGCCGAAGGGAAAGACGTCGACCTCAACGTCGTCCGCAAACTGCTCACAACACATCCCGAATATTTCCGCGAAAAAATAATCGGGAGAGACCATTTCCTCACATACCGCATACCCAACCCATCGATGGAGAAAAGCGACAGGAAAGTTTTCTTCGAAACACTGCAAAGCATACCCAAGCATTTCGACGCATGCGAGGCATTCTACGGCCGCCAGGTGAACCCGCCCGTCTTCGAAGTCATCCTCCCCTTCACCACATCAGTAAACCAACTCATACGTGTGGTCAACACCTATAGAAAAGCGGTTGTCCAGCTGGAGGAAATAGTCATCGACTATCCAAACATCACGCTAGGAGACATCATCGGAAAAATCAGCCCAGAAAAAATCGAGGTCATCCCACTTTTCGAAGACCTAGACTCGATGCTCAACGCCGACACTATACTGGGAAGGTTCATAGAGCTGACCTCGCCGCGTTATGTGCGAGCCTTCATCGCCCGCTCAGACCCGGCGCTCAACAACGGCCTCGTCGCAGCCACGTTGATGGCCAAACTAGCCATAGACAAGCTGCAAAACCTATCCACAAACACAGGCATACCTGTTCACACAATCATAGGCGTTGGAACACTTCCTTTCAGAGGCGGACTCAGCCCAACACATCTAGAAAAATTCTACGAAGAATACGGCGGCGTATCCACGGTAACCATACAGTCCGCCTTCCGCTACGATTATCCACAAAACATTGTGAAGGAAGCTATAAAGAGCATCAACAATACATTACCCATCGAAAAACGGTCAACGATAATTGAGAGTGTTGAAACGGTTTTAAAGGTTATCGCCAAAGGTTCCCAGGCTTATAGGGCTTTCGCCGAGGTGGCTGCACCATCCATAGCCCGTGTCTCGGCGCTGACGCCTGCGAGGCGGAGACGCAAGCTACATGTCGGTGCTTTCGCCTACTCGCGTGTGCTTGGAGGGGTTGAGCTGCCGAGAGCCATCCCATATGCATGCTCCTTTTACACACTCGGCCTGCCTCCCGAGTTTATAGGCCTCCGCTTCCTCTACCAACTATCTGAAGAGGAATTTGATGTGTTGAAGGAGTTCTACAATCTTGCCGAAGATTTGCGCAGAGTCGCTCCGCTGGTTTGCTTCGACAACATCAACACGCTGCTGAGCGAGGAATCCAAAGATAAGCATGAACTGCAGCCCCTTAGAGAAGCTTTGCCACTCTACGTCGAGGACCTCGAAGCCGCACAAGATCTCCTAAACATAAAGCCGGGGCCCAAAACATCTTCGGAGAGAAAATACAGCAACATACTCAACAATTTCCTCATAGCATATATGGAGGAAAATTTGGAGGAGGCGCGTCTGGAGCTGCTTAGAGCAGCCGGGATTAGAAGATGCCTAGGCTAA
- a CDS encoding simple sugar transporter ATP-binding protein — protein sequence MSGPEHLVEMRGIVKKFPNVVANDNVNFTLRPGEVHALLGENGAGKSTLMNILYGIYRPDAGEIWVYGKKVDIRGPRDALTLGIGMVHQQFKLIPVHTVAENVILGLRELGFVINERKINNELTQLIQTYGWTISPNARVWQLSAGEKQQVELLKALYRKVRILILDEPTSVLTPQESVALFQTLRKMATQGLGVVLITHKLEEVFNVADRVTVMRAGRNVATKNVNETNIEELVELMIGRPLLKITSTRSLDTSKPVLEASGLVVLGDKGLEAVRNVSFKLYRGEILGIAGVSGNGQTELLEALAGLRKIVRGKVWLDGVDITNRHPQEIIDAGVSYIPAEALRYSAPEMTVAENLVLKAYRNHLFGNRFLIRWRDVNLKAEELVKAFRIVTPTISNKVANLSGGNIQRLVLARELGILPNTKVILAAYPTRGLDIASTEQIHQELVRRAEKGVAVLLVSEELEELISLSDRIMVMYRGEIVGVLRKGEYDVEEIGLMMTGVKRAEVSA from the coding sequence ATGTCCGGGCCCGAGCACCTTGTTGAGATGAGGGGCATAGTTAAGAAGTTTCCCAACGTTGTTGCTAATGATAATGTGAATTTTACGCTTAGGCCCGGCGAGGTTCACGCACTGCTGGGCGAGAACGGTGCAGGAAAATCCACCTTGATGAACATTCTCTACGGCATCTACAGGCCCGACGCAGGTGAGATATGGGTGTACGGCAAGAAGGTGGACATCAGAGGCCCCCGTGACGCTCTCACACTTGGAATAGGGATGGTTCATCAGCAGTTCAAACTCATACCCGTACACACCGTCGCTGAAAACGTCATCCTTGGGCTAAGGGAGCTCGGCTTCGTGATAAACGAGCGCAAAATAAACAACGAGCTAACCCAGCTGATACAAACATATGGCTGGACAATCTCCCCCAACGCACGTGTATGGCAGCTCTCCGCCGGCGAGAAGCAGCAGGTCGAGCTGCTCAAAGCACTCTACAGAAAAGTGAGGATACTCATACTTGATGAGCCGACGTCCGTGCTTACTCCACAGGAAAGTGTTGCGCTTTTCCAGACTCTCCGCAAAATGGCTACCCAGGGGCTGGGGGTGGTTTTAATTACTCATAAGCTCGAGGAAGTTTTCAACGTAGCCGATAGAGTGACTGTTATGAGGGCTGGCAGAAACGTGGCCACGAAAAACGTCAACGAGACAAACATAGAGGAGCTGGTTGAACTCATGATTGGAAGACCACTGCTAAAAATAACATCAACAAGAAGTCTTGACACTTCGAAACCGGTTCTCGAAGCATCGGGACTCGTGGTCCTAGGTGACAAAGGCTTAGAGGCTGTGCGAAACGTCTCCTTCAAGCTATACCGTGGTGAGATTCTCGGCATAGCGGGTGTTTCGGGAAACGGTCAGACAGAGCTTCTAGAAGCACTCGCGGGCCTTAGGAAAATTGTGCGCGGAAAAGTATGGCTTGACGGAGTAGACATCACAAACAGGCATCCACAGGAGATAATCGACGCCGGCGTCAGCTACATACCTGCAGAGGCCCTACGCTACTCTGCACCGGAAATGACAGTCGCAGAGAACCTTGTCCTCAAAGCATATAGAAACCATCTTTTCGGCAATAGGTTTCTGATAAGATGGCGGGATGTTAACCTGAAGGCTGAGGAGCTTGTGAAAGCCTTCCGAATAGTTACACCGACGATCTCCAACAAGGTGGCAAACCTTTCGGGCGGAAACATTCAGCGTCTTGTCCTGGCCCGTGAGCTGGGAATCCTACCCAACACTAAAGTGATATTGGCGGCCTACCCCACCCGCGGGCTTGACATCGCCTCAACAGAGCAGATTCACCAAGAGCTGGTTAGAAGAGCTGAAAAGGGTGTGGCTGTGCTTCTTGTCTCGGAGGAGCTCGAGGAATTGATTAGCCTCAGCGACCGGATAATGGTGATGTACCGGGGCGAGATAGTGGGTGTTCTCAGAAAAGGAGAATACGACGTGGAGGAAATCGGGCTGATGATGACGGGTGTGAAGAGGGCGGAGGTCAGCGCCTAG
- a CDS encoding N-methylhydantoinase B, translating to MSLPHEVVKYSLLYISEEMGVALRKSAFSPNIRERADHSCAILDWRGRLIGQAEHIPVHIGSLPHGLKNTLAYLEKKGVEMSPGDMYVLNDPYIAGTHLNDITTIRPIFYRGELVAYVANKAHHVDVGGIDPSSISIRAETLLQEGIVIPPVKLMKENKIMEDVVDILRNNTRIPDITLGDLRAQIAANLIGEKKLLDLIEKVSLPVFREAVEQIIEKTNQLVRQEVAQLPWGRAVGEDFLELDERDLVIKADVEVGSQGFRVNFAGTDRQVNKPLNAVLGVTIAATTYTIRTLLGPDILLNEGFTETLSIHAPEGTLVNPVKPAPVAAGNLETSQRIVDTIYKALSEIMHDRIPAASTGSMNNLMMGGIHPETGKAWAFYETIGGGGGARPGMDGVDGIHCHMTNTLNTPIEVIEHYYPVLFMSYRFRDGSGGVGRWRGGMGIERSLKALAPIHVAVMGDRSRHRPWGLKGGGEGAPSEYLIKKVDGTIIKLSSKDVATLNPGDIIIIRTAGGGGYGRMDS from the coding sequence TTGAGCCTACCCCACGAGGTTGTCAAGTACAGCCTTCTATACATATCTGAGGAGATGGGCGTGGCTCTCCGCAAGTCAGCTTTCTCACCCAACATCCGAGAAAGAGCGGACCACAGCTGCGCCATCCTCGACTGGAGAGGGAGACTGATAGGACAAGCGGAGCACATACCTGTCCACATAGGCTCCCTTCCCCACGGCCTCAAAAACACCCTCGCATACTTGGAGAAGAAAGGGGTGGAAATGTCTCCGGGGGACATGTATGTTCTCAACGACCCCTACATAGCAGGCACACATCTCAACGATATCACAACAATAAGACCCATATTTTACCGAGGAGAGCTCGTCGCATACGTCGCAAATAAAGCCCATCACGTCGATGTCGGAGGCATAGACCCCTCTAGCATCTCGATACGTGCGGAAACGCTTCTCCAAGAGGGAATAGTTATTCCACCGGTAAAGCTGATGAAAGAAAACAAGATTATGGAAGATGTCGTGGATATTCTGAGAAACAATACAAGGATACCTGATATAACTCTCGGAGACCTACGGGCGCAGATAGCAGCCAACCTGATAGGCGAGAAAAAACTTCTAGACTTGATAGAGAAAGTTTCGCTACCGGTTTTCAGAGAAGCGGTGGAACAGATCATAGAGAAAACAAACCAGCTGGTCAGGCAGGAGGTTGCCCAGCTTCCATGGGGCAGGGCCGTCGGCGAGGATTTTCTGGAGCTCGATGAAAGGGACCTTGTAATCAAGGCGGATGTCGAAGTAGGCTCCCAGGGTTTTCGCGTGAACTTCGCCGGCACAGACAGACAGGTTAACAAACCGCTTAACGCTGTCCTAGGTGTCACCATAGCGGCGACAACCTACACCATCAGAACACTCCTCGGCCCCGACATACTGTTGAACGAGGGATTTACTGAGACGTTGTCTATACATGCTCCAGAAGGGACGCTGGTCAACCCCGTCAAACCGGCGCCTGTTGCGGCTGGAAACCTCGAAACAAGCCAGAGAATAGTCGACACGATCTACAAAGCCTTGTCAGAGATTATGCATGACAGAATTCCGGCAGCCAGCACCGGCAGCATGAATAACCTGATGATGGGTGGAATACATCCCGAGACAGGGAAAGCATGGGCCTTTTACGAAACCATAGGCGGGGGAGGAGGTGCAAGACCAGGCATGGACGGCGTCGACGGCATACACTGCCACATGACTAACACCCTCAACACACCTATCGAGGTAATCGAACACTACTACCCTGTGCTGTTCATGTCTTATAGGTTCAGGGATGGAAGCGGAGGTGTGGGAAGGTGGAGAGGAGGAATGGGAATTGAGCGGAGCCTCAAGGCGTTAGCACCCATCCACGTCGCGGTTATGGGTGATAGAAGCCGACACAGGCCCTGGGGCCTGAAAGGTGGAGGAGAAGGCGCGCCAAGCGAATATCTTATCAAGAAAGTTGACGGAACAATCATCAAACTCAGCTCCAAAGACGTAGCCACACTAAACCCCGGGGACATCATCATAATAAGAACAGCAGGAGGCGGTGGATACGGTCGAATGGATAGTTAG
- a CDS encoding small subunit ribosomal protein S7: MEFNNGHFREICGLAEEFKLFGQWSVEGVEVLDEGLKKYISLKPQVVPHSGGRHEHRRFAKSQLNIAERLANMLMRPGKNGGKKSKALAAVRNALWIIHLRTGKNPLEVLVRAVENSAPLEDVTRLSYGGIVYFKAVDISPQRRVDLALRNIAQAARENSFRTRRTIDEALAEEIILASEKDSKSFAVKRRIELERVALASR; this comes from the coding sequence GTGGAATTTAATAACGGGCATTTTCGTGAGATATGCGGATTGGCTGAGGAGTTTAAGCTGTTTGGGCAGTGGAGTGTTGAGGGCGTGGAGGTTTTAGACGAGGGGCTAAAGAAATACATATCGCTGAAGCCGCAGGTTGTTCCTCATTCGGGTGGACGCCATGAACATCGTAGATTCGCCAAGTCGCAGCTGAACATAGCTGAGCGCCTCGCCAACATGTTGATGAGACCTGGGAAAAACGGTGGAAAAAAGAGCAAGGCCCTCGCAGCGGTGAGGAACGCTCTCTGGATAATCCATCTACGGACCGGTAAGAACCCGTTGGAGGTTTTGGTCAGGGCTGTTGAGAACTCAGCTCCCCTCGAGGACGTCACACGCCTCAGTTACGGTGGAATAGTTTACTTCAAAGCCGTTGACATCAGCCCACAGAGAAGGGTGGACCTCGCCCTCAGAAACATCGCTCAAGCAGCTCGCGAAAACTCTTTCAGAACAAGGAGAACAATCGACGAGGCTTTAGCTGAGGAGATCATCCTCGCCTCCGAAAAAGACAGCAAGAGCTTCGCAGTGAAACGTAGAATTGAGCTGGAGCGGGTGGCGCTGGCCTCTCGTTAG
- a CDS encoding simple sugar ABC transporter substrate-binding protein translates to MMEKKSRISRRKFLAVSTGAAVGGVAAGAVVGGLAGYFLGASQAAPAVTRTVTSEVTRTVTGPGATVTTTVQAPAKRLKVGYIYVGPVGDYGWTFAHNEGRKFADAAYKNVDSFYIESVPEAQSAGAIESLINQGADLVITTSFGYMDSTAEVAAKYPDKYFVHISGYRSGAAGNAPQNMSSAFAEFYQLYYLNGLAAGAVTQTGVVGYVAAFPIPEVVRHINAFVLGANYAYKKRTGRNIKAYVSWLFAWFDPGKAREAAVALIEQSNADVLAFTEDTPTTLQVAEEYTTQKGRRVWSFSHYNDMSSYGPNAHLTGQIVNWGPIYLDFYRMVATGTWRTVDIWTRIGDYMPYRWRRSPEQSTAGQVDGTLQLGKLNPAIPSEWQLEIKKRYEEMKELLFEPFSVDGNLGEPIRDQKGEVRIKGSERADRDMLWNMDWFVEYIQSELPR, encoded by the coding sequence ATGATGGAGAAAAAATCCAGAATATCGAGAAGAAAGTTTTTAGCTGTCTCAACTGGTGCGGCGGTCGGCGGTGTCGCGGCGGGAGCGGTTGTCGGTGGTCTTGCCGGATATTTTCTTGGAGCATCTCAGGCTGCGCCAGCGGTGACGCGTACAGTTACGTCTGAAGTTACCAGAACTGTTACGGGGCCAGGTGCGACGGTGACTACGACTGTTCAGGCCCCTGCTAAGAGGCTGAAGGTCGGCTACATATACGTAGGCCCCGTGGGAGACTATGGATGGACCTTCGCCCACAACGAAGGAAGAAAATTCGCGGACGCCGCTTATAAGAACGTTGACAGCTTCTACATAGAGAGTGTTCCAGAGGCGCAGTCTGCCGGGGCAATCGAGTCGCTCATCAACCAAGGCGCAGACCTTGTAATAACTACCAGCTTTGGCTACATGGACTCGACGGCCGAGGTCGCCGCAAAGTATCCCGACAAATACTTTGTCCACATCTCAGGATACCGAAGCGGGGCCGCGGGAAATGCGCCACAGAACATGAGCAGCGCATTTGCAGAGTTCTACCAGCTCTACTACCTCAACGGACTCGCGGCCGGCGCCGTTACACAGACAGGTGTCGTGGGATATGTTGCTGCTTTCCCGATACCCGAGGTTGTCAGACACATCAACGCCTTCGTCCTCGGAGCGAACTACGCCTACAAGAAGAGAACCGGGAGAAACATCAAAGCCTATGTAAGCTGGCTGTTTGCATGGTTTGACCCTGGTAAGGCAAGAGAGGCTGCAGTGGCGTTGATAGAACAATCCAACGCTGATGTTCTTGCGTTCACAGAGGACACGCCAACAACCTTACAGGTAGCCGAAGAATACACCACCCAGAAGGGCCGCAGGGTCTGGAGCTTCAGCCACTACAACGACATGTCCAGCTACGGGCCAAACGCCCACCTAACAGGCCAGATCGTTAACTGGGGCCCAATATACTTGGACTTTTACAGAATGGTTGCAACAGGAACGTGGAGAACCGTCGACATCTGGACAAGAATAGGAGACTACATGCCCTATAGGTGGAGAAGGTCGCCAGAGCAGAGCACAGCCGGGCAGGTTGATGGAACCCTTCAGCTCGGCAAGCTTAACCCAGCCATACCTTCGGAATGGCAGCTGGAGATCAAGAAGAGGTATGAGGAGATGAAGGAGCTTTTGTTCGAGCCCTTCAGCGTAGACGGCAACCTTGGTGAGCCGATACGCGACCAGAAAGGCGAAGTCAGGATAAAGGGCAGTGAACGCGCCGACAGAGACATGCTATGGAACATGGATTGGTTCGTTGAATACATACAAAGCGAGCTGCCGCGGTAA